A single window of Aspergillus puulaauensis MK2 DNA, chromosome 5, nearly complete sequence DNA harbors:
- a CDS encoding phenylalanine--tRNA ligase (BUSCO:EOG09262N0U;~COG:J;~EggNog:ENOG410PFED;~InterPro:IPR006195,IPR005121,IPR004530,IPR002319, IPR036690;~PFAM:PF01409,PF03147;~go_component: GO:0005737 - cytoplasm [Evidence IEA];~go_function: GO:0000049 - tRNA binding [Evidence IEA];~go_function: GO:0000166 - nucleotide binding [Evidence IEA];~go_function: GO:0004812 - aminoacyl-tRNA ligase activity [Evidence IEA];~go_function: GO:0004826 - phenylalanine-tRNA ligase activity [Evidence IEA];~go_function: GO:0005524 - ATP binding [Evidence IEA];~go_process: GO:0006432 - phenylalanyl-tRNA aminoacylation [Evidence IEA];~go_process: GO:0043039 - tRNA aminoacylation [Evidence IEA]), with protein sequence MRLFATSRALRLGSGRWSIASPRGSIRLPLSRLPEPRALGYRGLTSTAARQTQDASDKPKTAASPARPPKDLNIEGKTYPADDWTNTPDTILTHIDRRLYLNENHPLAITRKLIESQFPSPTFGNYSEKNPIVSTADNFDVLGFPADHPGRSRTDTYYLNNKTVLRTHTSAHQQDYFQQINRNETTRPEEVGYTVVADVYRRDAIDRSHYPVFHQMEGAMLWKRPDDKTLEHSGQTAAAIMKDLKSIPAHDVPVEDPNPTIHAERNPLQAEYHSEEEVEAIAAHLKRSLERMVIKVFSEAQKAAAASEGVEPEPLKVRWVEAYFPFTSPSWELEVFWQGDWLEILGCGVVKQELLNNSDVPNRVGWAFGLGLERIAMLLFNIPDIRLFWSKDERFLSQFKAGQITRFEPFSKHPACYKDVAFWLPSASAGGGSAAGGAVPVHENDIMEVVRGVGGDLVEDVTLIDEFTHPKTSRKSMCYRINYRSLERTLTNEEANDLNDTVREKLVNQLGVELR encoded by the coding sequence ATGCGTCTGTTTGCAACGAGCAGGGCCTTGCGCCTTGGCAGTGGAAGATGGTCAATTGCCTCTCCTCGAGGCAGCATTCGCCTTCCGCTCTCGCGCCTGCCAGAGCCGCGAGCTCTTGGATATAGGGGATTGACATCTACAGCTGCGCGACAGACACAAGATGCGTCGGACAAGCCCAAGACCGCAGCGAGCCCCGCAAGACCTCCAAAGGATCTAAACATTGAAGGCAAGACATACCCAGCTGACGATTGGACGAATACCCCCGACACGATCCTCACACATATCGACCGTCGGCTCTACCTCAACGAAAACCACCCGCTCGCAATCACCCGCAAGCTGATCGAGAGCCAATTTCCTAGTCCTACCTTCGGAAATTACTCTGAAAAAAACCCTATTGTCTCGACCGCCGATAATTTCGACGTCCTTGGTTTCCCCGCAGACCACCCCGGCCGGAGTCGCACGGACACCTACTACCTCAATAACAAGACCGTTCTACGGACCCATACGAGTGCCCATCAGCAGGATTATTTCCAGCAGATCAACCGCAACGAAACGACTCGCCCGGAGGAAGTTGGATATACCGTTGTTGCTGATGTCTATCGGAGAGATGCCATTGATCGCAGCCACTACCCGGTGTTCCATCAAATGGAAGGCGCGATGTTGTGGAAGCGCCCCGATGACAAAACTTTGGAACACTCGGGCCAGACTGCCGCCGCAATCATGAAAGATTTGAAGAGCATCCCTGCTCATGATGTACCGGTTGAAGACCCGAACCCTACTATCCACGCAGAGCGAAACCCTCTCCAGGCCGAATACcacagcgaagaggaagtcgaagCTATCGCCGCCCATCTCAAGCGATCACTGGAGAGAATGGTCATCAAGGTCTTTAGCGAGGCCCAGAAAGCGGCTGCTGCCTCAGAGGGCGTCGAGCCAGAGCCTCTGAAAGTGCGATGGGTCGAGGCATACTTCCCTTTTACCAGCCCGTCGTGGGAACTGGAAGTATTCTGGCAAGGTGACTGGCTCGAGATTCTGGGTTGTGGAGTGGTCAAGCAAGAGCTCCTCAACAACTCTGACGTGCCCAATCGCGTAGGGTGGGCGTTTGGGTTGGGATTGGAGCGGATCGCCATGCTTCTCTTTAATATCCCCGATATCCGGCTATTCTGGTCGAAAGACGAGCGGTTCCTCTCCCAGTTCAAAGCGGGCCAGATTACCCGCTTTGAGCCATTCTCAAAACATCCCGCTTGCTACAAGGACGTTGCGTTCTGGCTCCCCTCCGCATCTGCCGGCGGTGGAAGTGCAGCTGGCGGGGCAGTGCCGGTCCATGAGAACGACATCATGGAGGTCGTCCGTGGGGTTGGCGGtgatcttgtcgaggatgttACGTTGATTGATGAGTTCACCCATCCCAAGACTAGCCGCAAAAGCATGTGCTATCGCATCAACTACCGCAGCCTGGAGCGCACGTTGACCAACGAGGAGGCCAATGATCTCAACGACACTGTGCGCGAGAAGCTTGTCAACCAGCTCGGTGTTGAGCTCCGCTAA